A section of the Corynebacterium tuberculostearicum genome encodes:
- a CDS encoding phosphoribosyltransferase, whose protein sequence is MTENWIHPDRENLTWEVFGEASRNLSEQIVESGWFPDLIVGVARGGLIPAGAIGYAIGVKAMGAINVEFYTDIGQTLDEPVILSPQLDTDSLKGKKVLVVDDVADSGKTLDLVVNLLKETADDVRSAVIYTKPKTIFEPDFSWKKTDQWINFAWSVLPVITADGSFKEGS, encoded by the coding sequence GTGACTGAAAATTGGATTCACCCGGACCGGGAAAACCTCACTTGGGAGGTCTTCGGCGAGGCGAGCCGTAACCTGTCGGAACAGATTGTGGAATCTGGCTGGTTCCCAGACCTTATCGTGGGCGTCGCCCGCGGCGGCCTGATCCCAGCCGGTGCTATCGGTTATGCCATTGGCGTGAAGGCCATGGGTGCTATCAATGTGGAGTTCTACACCGATATTGGCCAGACCCTAGACGAGCCTGTAATTCTGTCCCCGCAGCTGGATACGGATTCGCTGAAAGGCAAGAAGGTCCTAGTTGTCGATGACGTCGCGGACTCCGGCAAGACCTTGGATCTGGTGGTTAACCTGCTCAAGGAAACCGCAGACGATGTGCGCTCGGCCGTCATTTACACCAAGCCGAAGACCATCTTTGAGCCGGATTTCTCGTGGAAGAAGACCGATCAGTGGATCAACTTCGCGTGGTCCGTGCTGCCCGTGATTACCGCGGATGGCTCTTTTAAGGAAGGCTCCTAA
- the amn gene encoding AMP nucleosidase translates to MTDLQHVHSVDEAVNRLIEIYENSCELARKTLESGNLDDYRYVVYPKVTVDIRKWQPIDRSEPFGYVNEAGKYSAVISKPHIIRDYLHEQLTRLAGNYPCDIFVGQSDQRIPPEYIKGAGKAPQERGPIPRPTLDEVNDAIIDGEWDAFHGAEKPLFHFGAQRFDIACARIEHYTGIEVDTVQKYILFTNYAMHTTEFVKFGLRELTREDSRYTALVLPNGETIHPNDAVDLDVDGLTLTSRFQMPRFDLITAGGDGITMINIGVGPSNAKTITDCLAVLRPEAWIMIGHCAGMDGRMRIGDLILGNAYQRNDHILDQKVAATSPIPAIPEVQRMLESAVKAVYGDDNSLMRTGTVLSTDDRNWEWRTNRDLWEWLRTSTAVAVDMESCTLAANGYRYRVPYGTLLSVSDLPLHAVPKLPAQAQAFYSNSKEAHVMCAVRAMEHLAENPERLRTRKLRRTLGEVPFR, encoded by the coding sequence ATGACCGATCTGCAGCATGTCCACTCCGTTGATGAGGCGGTAAACCGCCTGATCGAGATTTACGAGAATTCCTGCGAGCTTGCGCGCAAGACTTTGGAATCAGGAAACCTTGATGACTATCGCTATGTGGTTTATCCCAAGGTCACAGTGGATATCCGCAAATGGCAGCCCATCGATCGTTCCGAGCCGTTTGGCTACGTCAACGAGGCGGGCAAGTACTCGGCGGTAATTTCCAAGCCGCACATTATTCGGGACTACCTGCACGAGCAGCTGACTCGCCTGGCGGGTAACTATCCGTGCGATATTTTCGTCGGTCAATCGGACCAGCGCATTCCGCCGGAGTACATCAAGGGAGCGGGCAAAGCCCCGCAGGAACGCGGGCCCATTCCACGTCCGACGCTGGATGAGGTCAATGATGCAATCATTGATGGCGAATGGGATGCCTTCCACGGTGCGGAAAAGCCGCTTTTTCATTTTGGTGCCCAGCGCTTTGATATCGCGTGTGCGCGCATTGAGCATTACACCGGCATCGAGGTCGATACGGTGCAAAAATACATTTTGTTTACTAACTACGCGATGCACACCACCGAGTTTGTGAAATTCGGTTTGCGCGAGTTGACCAGGGAAGACTCGCGTTATACCGCCTTGGTGCTGCCCAATGGAGAGACCATCCACCCCAACGATGCGGTGGACCTCGATGTGGATGGTCTGACCTTGACCTCTCGCTTCCAAATGCCGCGCTTTGATCTGATTACTGCCGGTGGTGATGGCATCACGATGATCAATATCGGTGTAGGGCCCTCGAATGCCAAAACCATTACGGATTGCTTGGCGGTGCTGCGGCCGGAAGCATGGATCATGATCGGCCACTGCGCTGGCATGGACGGCCGCATGCGCATCGGTGACCTGATTTTGGGCAATGCCTATCAGCGTAATGACCACATCTTGGACCAAAAGGTTGCGGCGACCTCTCCCATCCCGGCGATTCCGGAGGTACAGCGCATGCTCGAGTCTGCGGTGAAAGCGGTATACGGCGACGATAACTCGCTCATGCGCACCGGCACGGTGCTCTCCACCGATGATCGCAATTGGGAGTGGCGCACTAACCGGGACTTGTGGGAGTGGCTGCGTACCTCCACCGCGGTGGCTGTAGATATGGAATCGTGCACCCTTGCGGCCAATGGTTACCGCTACCGCGTTCCTTATGGCACGCTGCTGTCGGTCTCTGACCTGCCGTTGCACGCCGTGCCGAAGTTGCCGGCGCAGGCGCAGGCCTTCTATTCCAATTCGAAGGAAGCCCACGTGATGTGCGCGGTGCGAGCGATGGAGCATCTAGCCGAAAATCCGGAGCGCCTGCGCACGCGCAAGCTACGCCGGACTTTGGGCGAGGTTCCATTCCGGTAG